Within Verrucomicrobiia bacterium, the genomic segment TCTCAAATTCATTATCGCATGGAACCAAATTGAAAACGGTTTTTCGGCCCTCCCAAACGGGACGGGACCATGGAAAGGGTTCCGTTTCGGAAAGGAATCTTTCCGGTATGACCAACTCTGGCTGAAGTTCGGAGACCGCTTTTCCCCGCAGCGCCTTGCCAAAAGCACGGGTACATACAAATTGCGCTACGTTAGAATTCATTGCTTTTATTACGGATTTATCCTCCAAGTCAACTTTTTTGCCAAAAGCTTTGTTTTCAAAAAAATCGGTCACTTTGGGAGCCAAAGCCGCAAATTGGGAAGGAAGTTTCACTTCTTGGGCTATTTGACGGGCGTAGTAGCCAATAATTTCCTGCGCCGTTTGGGGATCCGGTATTGCATATTCCCTCTCAAATAATTTTTCCAAGTTAATAATGTCGTACCCTTCGTACATAAACTTATCCGCGGCCACATCTTTCTTGCTCATTGGGATTACCGGACAATCGAATGTCATTACGTCCAATTCTGCAATTTCTTCGGCCAAGCTCTTTTTTCGCATTAAGGATGGCGTTAAAATCGGCAAGCCAATGTCAAATTTCTTCTTTTCCTCAGCAGGCATAATCGTTAAAATTTTAAGGCGGTCTTTTCCAATTTCAAAGGTATCCAATGGGATACCTTCGACTTTTTCCAGTTCGTCCACAAAAGTCAAAAACGCATTGTTGCCGATGACATCTACTCTTTCTTTGTAGCCGACAGGCAGACCGCGAAACATCAAGCGCAGACCGCGGCCAATAGTTTGCTCCGGTAAAATTTTTGCTTTTGAACTGTACGGCCGCAAACCAACCACGACGGTAACGTTCTGCACGTCCCACCCTTCCCGAAGCATCAGTACGCTGACGATGCCGTTAACCGGGTTTTCCCCGTGGTCCACATCTTTGGCTAACTTTCTGGCTTTTTCCAAATCTGCTTTGGTAATTTCCCCTTTTGTATCGGTATGAATTATCAAGGTTTGTTCGCCGCCAAATTCTTTTGGATATTTAACTTTCAACCAGTCGCCCACATCATCCGCTTCATCGGTACTGTTCAGCATTATGAACAAAATCGGTTTTTTATTCAGCGGGGCCAGTTGCTCGTAGTATTCCCTCCACCGCTCCACTCCCGCAATCAGAAAGGGCTTGTACTTGGTGCTGGCAATATTGGATTTTGCTTCAGCGAAACGAGCGATGCCTTTGACTGGTCTTTTCACAATTGCATCCCGAATAGCTTGCAGTAGCGGATAGTCGAAAATTGTCCAAGGAAAGATTTCTCCTTTTTGAAACCGAGGTGTAGCCGTAAAATCAAGTTGTGCCGAGAGCGGTGTTTTAGTATGAAGATCCCGAATTATTTTGTTCCACTCATTCTCTTCATCGTGTGTGTGGTGGGCTTCGTCATTTACCACCAAAAGTTTGCCACTTCGCAAGGCAATTCTTTCGCTAAAATCCGTAAAGTCCAACTTTTGGGTTGGGGGTTTTGAACCCATTACAGCGGTCATTTGTTCTGGCTCTTGGTCGTTTTGCCGCCCGGTTCGTTCATAGAATTGCTGAATGTTGGTGAGGAACAGAGTTCCTTCGTAGTGCGGTCTTTCGCCATCCCCCCGCATAACGCAGTCAAAATCCCAGAATATTTCCAAAGAGCGAGGAATCATTTGGTCGGCTTTGAAAATCCTGCCGCTCTGAAAGTCGGTTTTGAGCCGTTCGAAGACAATTA encodes:
- a CDS encoding DEAD/DEAH box helicase family protein, with product MPRTRKKASDISQQDLIDVSSRLKTAPCVPALREALKAWRAGGYKGTTETTQILLNHWFKTDHRLPSGQPFAYHYSQRDAIETLIYVWEYEKVRTRKGLLERYAQDLKGVRLPPYDEFARYCIKMATGSGKTKVMALAIVWQFLNAVREGGEDYAKTFLVIAPNVIVFERLKTDFQSGRIFKADQMIPRSLEIFWDFDCVMRGDGERPHYEGTLFLTNIQQFYERTGRQNDQEPEQMTAVMGSKPPTQKLDFTDFSERIALRSGKLLVVNDEAHHTHDEENEWNKIIRDLHTKTPLSAQLDFTATPRFQKGEIFPWTIFDYPLLQAIRDAIVKRPVKGIARFAEAKSNIASTKYKPFLIAGVERWREYYEQLAPLNKKPILFIMLNSTDEADDVGDWLKVKYPKEFGGEQTLIIHTDTKGEITKADLEKARKLAKDVDHGENPVNGIVSVLMLREGWDVQNVTVVVGLRPYSSKAKILPEQTIGRGLRLMFRGLPVGYKERVDVIGNNAFLTFVDELEKVEGIPLDTFEIGKDRLKILTIMPAEEKKKFDIGLPILTPSLMRKKSLAEEIAELDVMTFDCPVIPMSKKDVAADKFMYEGYDIINLEKLFEREYAIPDPQTAQEIIGYYARQIAQEVKLPSQFAALAPKVTDFFENKAFGKKVDLEDKSVIKAMNSNVAQFVCTRAFGKALRGKAVSELQPELVIPERFLSETEPFPWSRPVWEGRKTVFNLVPCDNEFEKTFAKFLDSAEDVKAFSKLPMVFGFSIDYLDAAMNLGYYYPDFVALDTEETYWILETKGQETENVKHKDRAAKLWAENATKLTGKNWKYLKVKQKEFEQLRPSLLSELSVLSAALL